Proteins encoded together in one Candidatus Nitrosocaldus cavascurensis window:
- the serB gene encoding phosphoserine phosphatase SerB gives MLVVFDVEGVLYDAEYLPMLARLVGKEREVMEITMKGIKGEIPWEEGLLRRIDAIRGIEYDKALDIARSMPIMKGAKEACSYLKRMGFKIVAVSGGFTIITDRLKDELKLDYVAANELIFRDGRLVGVDIQVDSRKANAIAKVIREWGVKKEHITTVVDGANDLTLFDIAGLRVAFNAQSIVKERADVVIDEKDLTLLIGVIERHYSALIKR, from the coding sequence ATGCTTGTAGTCTTCGATGTAGAAGGTGTGCTCTACGATGCAGAGTATCTACCAATGCTGGCAAGGTTAGTAGGGAAGGAGAGGGAGGTTATGGAGATAACCATGAAGGGTATAAAGGGCGAGATACCATGGGAGGAAGGGTTGCTCAGAAGGATAGATGCTATAAGAGGCATAGAGTATGATAAGGCATTAGATATTGCAAGGAGCATGCCCATAATGAAGGGTGCGAAAGAAGCATGCTCTTATCTCAAGAGGATGGGCTTCAAGATAGTTGCTGTATCAGGGGGGTTCACAATAATAACAGATAGGCTAAAGGATGAGCTCAAGTTGGATTATGTTGCTGCAAATGAACTTATATTCAGGGATGGGAGGCTTGTTGGTGTTGATATACAGGTTGATTCTAGGAAGGCAAATGCAATAGCAAAGGTGATAAGGGAATGGGGTGTTAAGAAGGAGCATATAACCACTGTTGTTGATGGAGCAAATGATCTAACGCTCTTCGATATAGCAGGGCTTAGAGTTGCATTCAATGCACAGAGTATAGTGAAGGAGAGGGCTGATGTTGTCATAGATGAGAAGGATCTAACCCTTCTCATAGGGGTTATAGAGAGGCATTACAGTGCACTGATAAAGCGATGA
- the proS gene encoding proline--tRNA ligase, producing the protein MSELGVTVKKDIEFGEWYIQVVLKSNLLDYAPIKGFIVLKPYGYSIWERIKEIADKRFKETGHQNAFLPTLIPESLLSKEAEHFEGFKPEVFWVTHAGNDELGERLALRPTSETLAYEIFSRWVRSYRDLPLKINFWNTALRAEIKSTKPLIRTSEFLWQEGHTVHASREEAEQEAMLMLSIYKEIMEEYLAIPVIAGYKSEKEKFVGADYTLTLEALMPDGRALQMGTSHNLGQNFSKPFNIKFLDKDDREQYAWQTSWGISWRLIGAVVMVHGDDKGLILPPRIAPIQIVIIPIFYGDESKDAVLAKCRSVYAMLKDRFRVHLDDREEYTPGYKFNDWELKGIPLRLEIGPRDVKQGKVVLVRRDDGKKVSVGDEELLDVITNMLEDVQHSLYARALKFLNDHTFSALSYDEFRNHVEHGFVKAYWCGSQECELRIKEETGADIRVIPFNSHDEGEVSYKQEGRCIYCGKSAVKMAYFARAY; encoded by the coding sequence GTGAGTGAGTTAGGGGTTACGGTGAAGAAGGATATAGAGTTTGGAGAGTGGTACATACAGGTTGTGCTGAAGAGCAACCTTCTAGACTATGCTCCAATCAAGGGCTTCATCGTACTCAAGCCCTATGGCTATTCTATATGGGAGAGGATAAAGGAGATAGCAGATAAGCGCTTCAAGGAGACTGGGCACCAGAATGCATTCCTTCCAACACTAATACCAGAGAGTCTACTGAGTAAGGAGGCTGAACACTTTGAGGGCTTCAAACCAGAGGTATTCTGGGTTACACATGCTGGCAATGATGAACTTGGTGAGAGGCTAGCACTAAGACCTACATCAGAGACCCTAGCGTATGAGATATTCTCAAGGTGGGTAAGGAGTTATAGAGATCTTCCATTAAAGATCAACTTCTGGAATACAGCACTTAGGGCAGAGATAAAGTCAACTAAACCATTGATAAGGACATCAGAGTTCCTATGGCAGGAAGGGCATACAGTACATGCAAGTAGGGAAGAGGCTGAGCAGGAGGCAATGCTTATGCTCTCAATATACAAGGAGATCATGGAGGAGTACCTTGCCATACCAGTGATAGCAGGGTACAAGAGCGAGAAGGAGAAGTTCGTTGGTGCAGATTACACATTAACTCTAGAGGCATTGATGCCAGATGGTAGAGCACTACAGATGGGCACATCGCATAACCTTGGGCAGAACTTCTCAAAGCCATTCAACATAAAGTTCCTTGATAAGGATGATAGAGAGCAGTATGCATGGCAGACATCATGGGGAATATCATGGCGTTTGATAGGGGCAGTTGTGATGGTTCATGGTGATGATAAGGGTCTTATACTGCCTCCAAGGATTGCACCAATACAGATAGTTATAATCCCAATCTTCTATGGTGATGAGAGCAAGGATGCTGTTCTTGCAAAGTGCAGGAGCGTATATGCTATGCTTAAGGATAGGTTCAGGGTGCATCTAGATGATAGGGAGGAGTATACACCAGGCTACAAGTTCAATGACTGGGAGTTGAAGGGTATCCCATTAAGGCTAGAGATAGGTCCAAGGGATGTTAAGCAGGGCAAGGTAGTGCTTGTAAGGAGGGATGATGGTAAGAAGGTTAGTGTAGGAGATGAGGAGTTGCTAGATGTGATAACAAATATGCTAGAGGATGTACAGCATAGCCTATATGCAAGAGCACTCAAGTTCCTTAACGATCATACCTTCTCTGCCTTAAGTTATGATGAGTTCAGGAACCATGTGGAGCATGGTTTCGTAAAGGCGTACTGGTGTGGCTCACAAGAGTGTGAGTTGAGGATAAAGGAGGAGACTGGTGCTGATATAAGGGTTATACCATTCAACTCCCATGATGAAGGTGAAGTAAGTTACAAGCAAGAGGGGAGATGCATCTACTGTGGCAAGAGTGCAGTGAAGATGGCATATTTTGCACGGGCATACTGA
- a CDS encoding ABC transporter substrate-binding protein, whose amino-acid sequence MADKRIKDSYPKIRVVVVVASLIALLLVPLPSPSHVYAQQQKGPYLDEVQFIHYLDENVATNEVRARNLDTYFWRLPLDLVQSLKDDPNITIYDAPGGSLSLLLNPAPASDALNPFSIREVRYAMNYLIDRDLIVNEVLKGFGAPMYSAFGQFDPDYIVLIDVIESFGFKYNRTLADEMVSKALTDAGAAKRADGKWYYNDKPIQVKFFIRGDDPRRKTLGEIIATDLERLGFTVERIYGDLNKAFNEVYGSDPKELRWHLYTEGWGRSAFTRYDASLAAQMYAPWFANMPGFQNNAFWNYENKELDDLTERIFTGKYASKDERDSLLRRSVELGVKESVRIFIASTIDPYIVRKGVDGMVQDFGAGITGRFSLINAKTETGVMKVGMKQIYQGSWNPVGGLRDWYSTRISSAIVDPATFFNPYTGDVIPVRATWNVDTRGPDDKLDVPADAIVWDAYTEQWKQVGDDVKAKSKVTFDLKYSKWHHGIMMDKNDILYAIYFLFEWGTKESDDDPTYDPEYTATAEKFVNTLKGIRFVDDDTVEVYVDYWHFDPNYIADYAGVWATMPWEVYAAMEKAVIDGKAAFSRSQANAKNIPWLSLIIADDANLVKDALTQFRSSNLIPNALKGMVSVSDANARYNASIGWIDSKRHAMISNGPFYLESYNPEARTIVIKAFRDATYPFEKGHWDMFKQPMLAKIASVNAPLTIERGKSVDITGSVRIEGSTSVDLSKDVDIYYFLKDVNGSVVIDGHIKPARDGRFEIRLEGNDTGRLSKGTNELKVFAVSSLALRPDIYTTSIIGIGEFTGSIKLTSTSTTGKYKVMIDWYPSDVGKESRFVVSIMDDKGNILDDVRYDVVLAINGDQLSNTLRKNVTGTQSYILDAQGNYTLIIDNINGEDEKAEVAFTYVPEFPLAYTTLLIAVIVMLALILLPLLLPSPFKRLSYAGSTATTAHN is encoded by the coding sequence ATGGCAGATAAGAGGATAAAAGACTCATATCCAAAGATTAGGGTAGTGGTTGTTGTTGCATCATTAATTGCATTACTACTTGTACCATTACCATCGCCATCACATGTGTATGCGCAACAACAGAAGGGTCCATATCTAGATGAGGTACAGTTCATACACTATCTGGATGAGAATGTTGCTACAAATGAGGTTAGAGCAAGGAATCTAGACACATACTTCTGGAGGCTCCCATTGGATCTTGTGCAAAGCCTTAAGGATGATCCTAACATAACGATATACGATGCCCCTGGAGGATCATTGAGCCTGCTCCTAAACCCAGCACCAGCATCAGATGCACTCAATCCATTCTCTATAAGGGAGGTTAGGTATGCAATGAACTACCTCATCGATAGAGATCTCATAGTTAATGAAGTACTCAAGGGATTTGGTGCACCAATGTACTCTGCATTTGGCCAATTCGATCCAGATTACATAGTACTCATAGATGTTATAGAGTCGTTTGGATTCAAGTACAACCGAACTCTAGCAGATGAGATGGTAAGCAAAGCACTGACTGATGCTGGAGCAGCAAAGAGAGCAGATGGCAAATGGTACTACAATGACAAACCTATACAGGTTAAGTTCTTCATAAGGGGTGATGATCCTAGGAGGAAGACACTAGGAGAGATAATAGCAACTGATCTAGAGAGGTTGGGCTTCACCGTTGAGAGGATATATGGGGATCTTAACAAAGCATTCAACGAAGTATATGGCTCAGATCCTAAGGAGTTGAGATGGCATCTATACACTGAAGGCTGGGGAAGATCAGCATTCACAAGATACGATGCATCTCTAGCAGCACAGATGTATGCTCCATGGTTTGCAAATATGCCTGGTTTCCAGAATAATGCATTTTGGAACTATGAGAATAAGGAGTTGGATGATCTTACTGAGAGAATATTCACTGGCAAGTATGCATCCAAGGATGAGAGGGACTCATTGCTAAGGAGGAGTGTAGAGTTAGGTGTTAAAGAATCTGTAAGGATATTCATAGCAAGTACAATAGATCCATACATAGTGCGTAAGGGTGTTGATGGTATGGTTCAGGACTTTGGTGCAGGGATAACTGGTAGGTTCAGCCTAATCAATGCAAAGACAGAGACAGGTGTAATGAAGGTTGGGATGAAACAGATATATCAAGGCTCATGGAATCCAGTTGGAGGACTTAGAGATTGGTACTCAACCAGAATATCTAGTGCAATAGTAGATCCAGCAACATTCTTCAATCCATACACAGGTGATGTTATACCTGTTAGAGCAACATGGAATGTTGATACTAGAGGCCCAGATGACAAGTTGGATGTTCCAGCAGATGCAATAGTATGGGATGCATATACTGAGCAGTGGAAGCAGGTTGGTGATGATGTCAAGGCAAAAAGTAAGGTAACGTTTGATCTGAAGTATAGCAAGTGGCATCATGGCATAATGATGGATAAGAATGATATCCTATATGCAATATACTTCCTCTTCGAGTGGGGCACAAAGGAGAGTGATGATGATCCAACATATGATCCAGAGTATACAGCAACTGCAGAGAAGTTTGTAAATACGTTAAAGGGTATAAGGTTTGTAGATGATGATACAGTAGAGGTTTATGTTGATTACTGGCACTTTGATCCAAACTACATAGCAGATTATGCAGGTGTATGGGCTACTATGCCTTGGGAGGTTTATGCTGCAATGGAGAAGGCTGTAATCGATGGTAAGGCAGCATTCTCTAGATCCCAAGCAAATGCAAAGAACATACCATGGCTCTCTCTGATAATTGCTGATGATGCTAACCTTGTGAAGGATGCTCTAACACAGTTCAGATCATCAAATCTAATACCTAATGCACTTAAGGGTATGGTAAGCGTTAGTGATGCTAATGCTAGATACAATGCATCTATAGGATGGATAGATAGTAAGAGGCATGCAATGATAAGCAATGGACCATTCTACCTTGAGAGTTACAACCCTGAAGCAAGGACCATAGTTATAAAGGCGTTCAGGGATGCAACCTATCCATTTGAGAAAGGGCACTGGGATATGTTCAAGCAGCCAATGCTTGCAAAGATAGCAAGTGTAAATGCACCATTAACCATAGAGCGAGGCAAGAGTGTTGATATAACTGGTAGTGTGAGAATAGAGGGTAGTACTAGTGTTGATCTCAGCAAAGATGTTGATATATACTACTTCCTGAAGGATGTAAACGGTAGTGTTGTTATAGATGGGCATATAAAACCAGCAAGAGATGGTAGGTTTGAGATAAGGCTTGAAGGCAATGATACTGGCAGGTTATCTAAAGGCACCAATGAGTTGAAGGTATTTGCAGTAAGCAGCCTTGCATTAAGGCCAGATATATATACAACAAGCATAATAGGTATAGGAGAGTTCACTGGTAGCATAAAGTTAACATCTACAAGCACAACTGGCAAGTATAAGGTTATGATAGATTGGTATCCATCAGATGTAGGCAAGGAATCACGGTTCGTTGTATCCATAATGGATGATAAAGGCAATATTCTTGATGATGTTAGATACGATGTTGTACTTGCTATTAATGGAGATCAGTTAAGTAATACGTTAAGGAAGAACGTTACAGGAACTCAGAGTTACATACTTGATGCTCAAGGCAACTATACTCTAATAATAGATAACATAAATGGAGAAGATGAAAAGGCAGAGGTTGCATTCACATATGTGCCAGAGTTCCCACTCGCCTATACAACATTGTTAATTGCAGTTATTGTCATGCTTGCACTAATCTTACTACCCTTACTACTACCATCACCATTCAAGCGCTTATCATATGCAGGGAGTACTGCTACTACAGCACATAATTAA
- a CDS encoding threonine synthase, whose translation MRMEAYQECIDPACRLRYPIDEFRITCERGHALDVKYASTPSKSLKDVFYARRNHGNNIYNESGVWRFRDLINFAQIDTEEYEECKKYLVSLDGAEGRLSKPFKMSKVAEYVGMDKDCLFLQPEGYNPSGSFKDNGMATALTHAKMLNVKKIMCASTGNTSASAAMYASNEGILCEVYVPRGEIAIGKLGQALQFGAQVVEVDGNFDDALQIMLREAKSSNAYVVNSVNPFRIEGQKAIVYRALEYLDWNPPDWLVYPGGALGNTSSAGKCLMELYEWGWIKKVPRLAIINAEGANTLYTLYNGKFNGRALRWNKGKVDLELIGEYYAYMDKQNIRPRTDATAIQIGRPANLLKGLRALEFTNGVVEQVSDGEMYDGMAVVGLNGFDCELASGAVPAGIKKLREMEVIKSDDIVVGILTGRQKDPNLVIRYHMDANRRFAVTPRAYKDLKKDTK comes from the coding sequence ATGAGGATGGAGGCTTACCAAGAGTGCATAGATCCAGCATGTAGGCTGAGGTATCCTATAGATGAGTTCAGGATAACATGCGAGCGGGGTCATGCTCTTGATGTGAAGTATGCTTCTACACCATCTAAGAGCCTAAAGGATGTATTCTATGCTAGAAGGAACCATGGCAACAATATATACAATGAGAGTGGTGTGTGGCGCTTCAGGGATCTCATAAACTTTGCCCAGATAGATACGGAAGAGTATGAGGAGTGTAAGAAGTATCTAGTATCTCTTGATGGTGCTGAAGGAAGATTATCAAAACCATTCAAGATGAGCAAGGTTGCAGAGTATGTTGGTATGGATAAGGATTGTCTCTTCCTACAACCTGAAGGTTACAATCCTAGTGGATCATTCAAGGATAACGGTATGGCTACAGCACTAACCCATGCAAAGATGCTTAACGTGAAGAAGATAATGTGTGCCTCTACAGGGAATACATCAGCCTCAGCAGCAATGTATGCATCTAATGAAGGTATACTATGCGAGGTTTATGTGCCTAGAGGTGAGATAGCAATAGGGAAGTTGGGTCAAGCATTACAGTTTGGAGCACAGGTTGTAGAGGTTGATGGGAACTTCGATGATGCACTGCAGATAATGCTTAGAGAGGCTAAGAGTAGCAATGCTTATGTTGTTAACTCTGTAAACCCGTTCAGGATTGAGGGGCAGAAGGCAATAGTGTATAGAGCGTTAGAGTACCTTGATTGGAACCCTCCTGACTGGCTTGTATACCCTGGAGGAGCATTGGGCAACACATCTAGTGCTGGGAAATGCCTTATGGAACTTTACGAGTGGGGATGGATAAAGAAGGTACCAAGGTTAGCAATAATAAATGCTGAAGGTGCAAACACACTATATACACTCTACAATGGTAAGTTCAATGGAAGAGCGCTGAGATGGAACAAGGGCAAGGTTGATCTTGAACTTATAGGGGAGTACTATGCATACATGGATAAGCAGAATATAAGACCTAGAACAGATGCAACTGCAATACAGATAGGTAGACCAGCGAACCTGTTGAAGGGTTTAAGAGCGTTAGAGTTCACCAATGGTGTTGTTGAACAGGTAAGTGATGGAGAGATGTACGATGGTATGGCTGTTGTTGGGCTCAACGGCTTCGACTGTGAACTTGCATCTGGAGCTGTTCCAGCAGGGATAAAGAAGTTGAGGGAGATGGAGGTTATAAAGAGTGATGATATAGTTGTTGGTATACTCACAGGAAGGCAGAAGGATCCTAACCTAGTGATAAGGTACCATATGGATGCTAACAGGAGATTTGCAGTTACTCCAAGGGCATACAAGGATCTAAAGAAAGATACCAAATAA
- a CDS encoding DNA-3-methyladenine glycosylase, translated as MILSREFYSRDTVEVAKSLLGKMLVRVIDGNILSGMIVETEAYTRDDPASHAYRGVTARNKVMFGDVGHAYVYFIYGNHYCLNVVAKSKDMEAGAVLIRAVEPIQGIEFMMRNRGRSARISIEMLTNGPGKLTKALSIDSRHDGLDLTVGGELYIEEGRSIKDRDIVATGRIGISEGIDRPWRFIIRDNRFVSTRKGLLAVG; from the coding sequence ATGATACTTTCAAGAGAGTTCTACTCTAGAGATACTGTAGAGGTTGCAAAGAGCCTACTTGGGAAGATGCTTGTAAGGGTTATAGATGGCAATATACTCTCTGGCATGATAGTTGAGACTGAGGCCTATACAAGGGATGATCCTGCAAGCCATGCATATAGAGGTGTAACAGCAAGGAACAAGGTTATGTTTGGGGATGTTGGACATGCATATGTGTACTTCATCTATGGCAACCATTACTGCCTAAACGTAGTAGCAAAGAGCAAGGATATGGAGGCTGGTGCTGTGCTCATAAGGGCAGTAGAGCCTATACAGGGTATAGAGTTTATGATGAGGAATAGAGGTAGATCTGCTAGGATAAGTATTGAGATGCTAACGAATGGTCCTGGCAAGTTAACCAAGGCATTAAGCATAGACTCTAGGCATGACGGGCTTGACCTTACAGTTGGTGGGGAACTATACATAGAGGAGGGTCGGAGCATAAAGGATAGGGATATAGTAGCAACAGGTAGGATAGGTATATCTGAAGGTATTGATAGGCCTTGGAGGTTCATAATAAGAGATAACAGGTTTGTATCAACAAGGAAAGGGCTATTAGCAGTTGGTTAA
- a CDS encoding ABC transporter substrate-binding protein — translation MVRIYVVDDELLKRLRPDVIVAQGICEVCSPYLNEIARARKALGYQPRLIMLDPHDLDGILHSIIQLARELGVEDKGKELFTELRSRIDRISARAMKASIKPRVLCIEWLKPFFTAGHWVPQMVELVNAVNCVSRRGEPSRRFSWGEVLDTDPDIIVFMPCGFTVDKALKEFYKVEENDGWFSLNAVKNKQVYVVDANAYFSRPSHRAVRGVEILAKIVHPELFQDIKIGVDEYRRVY, via the coding sequence ATGGTAAGGATATACGTTGTTGATGATGAACTCCTGAAGAGGTTAAGACCAGATGTCATAGTTGCTCAGGGCATCTGTGAGGTATGCTCCCCTTACCTGAATGAGATTGCAAGAGCAAGAAAGGCTCTAGGCTATCAACCTAGACTAATAATGCTTGACCCCCATGACCTTGATGGCATACTCCATAGTATAATCCAACTTGCAAGGGAGTTAGGGGTTGAGGATAAGGGTAAGGAACTCTTTACTGAATTAAGGTCTAGAATAGATAGGATAAGTGCTAGGGCAATGAAGGCTAGCATTAAACCAAGGGTTCTATGCATAGAGTGGCTCAAGCCATTCTTTACAGCAGGGCACTGGGTACCCCAGATGGTTGAACTCGTTAATGCTGTGAACTGTGTAAGTAGAAGGGGAGAACCATCGAGGAGGTTCTCTTGGGGTGAGGTCCTTGATACAGATCCAGATATTATAGTGTTCATGCCTTGTGGTTTCACAGTAGATAAAGCGTTAAAGGAGTTCTACAAGGTTGAGGAGAACGATGGTTGGTTCAGCCTTAATGCTGTGAAGAATAAACAGGTCTATGTGGTTGATGCAAATGCATACTTTAGTAGACCAAGCCATAGAGCAGTTAGAGGAGTAGAGATATTAGCAAAGATAGTGCATCCTGAACTCTTTCAGGATATAAAGATAGGAGTGGATGAGTATAGAAGGGTTTATTAA
- a CDS encoding VTT domain-containing protein, with translation MGLSDIINTLIVFADSLGYIGLFAISFIASIIIFVPIPFFPILAIMSIDPKFDPHLLAFSSAMGASIAKVIIFYSSYYGRRFISRQSKARMRPLQRLLKRYGWYASFIAAATPIPDDIVYIPLGLAKYNPFMFFTSLFAGKMLISEAVVWGTRMGFNLLEYVESSEDTPLFYASIIVTAVLIGVSIYFMIKVDWSKIVGKIFPWTLNSTSVDDKEGEDGGDEDDDVLGDEGKEGKNR, from the coding sequence ATGGGGTTATCAGATATAATAAATACGTTGATTGTATTTGCAGATAGTCTAGGCTATATAGGCCTCTTTGCCATAAGTTTCATCGCAAGCATAATAATATTTGTACCAATACCATTCTTCCCAATCCTTGCTATAATGAGTATAGACCCAAAGTTCGATCCCCACCTCCTTGCATTCTCAAGTGCAATGGGCGCAAGCATAGCCAAGGTGATAATCTTCTACAGCAGTTACTATGGGAGGAGGTTCATAAGTAGACAGAGTAAGGCAAGGATGAGACCATTGCAGAGGTTGCTCAAGAGGTATGGATGGTATGCTTCATTCATAGCAGCAGCAACCCCTATACCAGATGATATAGTGTATATACCACTAGGGTTAGCAAAGTACAATCCATTCATGTTCTTTACATCTCTATTTGCAGGGAAGATGCTCATATCTGAGGCCGTTGTATGGGGTACTAGGATGGGGTTCAACCTGCTAGAGTATGTTGAGAGCAGCGAGGATACACCACTCTTCTATGCCTCGATAATAGTTACTGCAGTGCTCATAGGTGTATCTATATACTTCATGATAAAGGTTGATTGGAGCAAGATAGTAGGTAAGATATTCCCATGGACATTGAACTCTACTAGCGTAGATGATAAAGAAGGTGAAGATGGTGGTGATGAGGATGATGATGTATTAGGAGATGAGGGTAAAGAAGGCAAGAATAGGTGA
- the cofE gene encoding coenzyme F420-0:L-glutamate ligase, giving the protein MSRIEVIPVAVSDPNVAEGCDLASLILDSLKVNGLSLEDGDVVVVTQKIVSKAEGRVIDLSDVIPSERAVEIAREHCKDPRVVEVILREARKVVAIKDGVIITQTRHGFVCANSAVDGSNVEGESLTMLPLDPDVSARRIRDGLMKATGKRIAVIISDTFGRPFREGQVNVAVGIAGVKPLIDYRGLRDMYGKELRVTSIAVADEIASAAELVMGKSKGVPVAIVRGLEYEYADDASVNELIREESKDIFLRLALRA; this is encoded by the coding sequence ATGAGCAGGATAGAGGTAATACCTGTTGCAGTTAGTGATCCAAATGTTGCTGAAGGATGTGATCTTGCATCTTTGATACTTGATTCCCTAAAGGTTAATGGACTCTCACTTGAGGATGGGGATGTTGTAGTAGTTACACAGAAGATAGTCTCCAAGGCAGAGGGCAGGGTTATTGATCTATCAGATGTTATACCATCGGAGCGTGCAGTAGAGATTGCAAGGGAGCATTGTAAAGATCCTAGAGTTGTTGAGGTTATACTTAGAGAGGCTAGGAAGGTAGTTGCTATAAAGGATGGGGTGATAATAACACAGACAAGGCATGGGTTTGTATGTGCAAATTCAGCGGTTGATGGTTCAAATGTTGAGGGTGAGAGCCTTACCATGCTACCACTAGATCCAGATGTATCTGCAAGGAGGATAAGGGATGGGCTGATGAAGGCTACTGGCAAGAGGATAGCAGTGATAATCTCAGATACATTTGGGAGACCATTCAGGGAGGGGCAGGTTAATGTGGCTGTAGGTATAGCAGGGGTTAAGCCTTTGATTGATTATAGGGGTTTGAGGGATATGTATGGAAAGGAGTTGAGGGTAACAAGTATAGCAGTAGCAGATGAGATTGCATCTGCAGCAGAACTAGTCATGGGCAAGAGTAAAGGAGTGCCAGTAGCTATAGTTAGAGGTCTTGAGTATGAGTATGCTGATGATGCATCAGTTAACGAACTTATAAGGGAGGAGAGCAAGGATATCTTCCTTAGGCTAGCATTAAGGGCTTGA
- a CDS encoding Zn-ribbon domain-containing OB-fold protein, translated as MERFLDALSRGVFAIARCRSCSLTIWPPNPLCRRCLSSDVEWVEMNPSINEIKGRAIVVADSHLRDARFALIELENGIRLLGRIIDEDGYSVGVGSQVMMVGCGVDDEGSKPYYLFKSLSAYTSNT; from the coding sequence ATGGAGAGGTTCTTGGATGCGCTCTCAAGGGGTGTATTTGCAATTGCTAGATGTAGATCATGCTCATTAACCATATGGCCCCCTAACCCCCTCTGCAGGAGATGTTTGAGTAGTGATGTGGAGTGGGTAGAGATGAATCCAAGCATAAATGAGATCAAGGGCAGGGCTATAGTAGTTGCTGATTCACACCTAAGAGATGCAAGGTTTGCATTAATAGAGTTGGAGAATGGAATAAGGCTACTTGGTAGGATTATAGATGAGGATGGTTACAGTGTAGGTGTAGGCTCTCAAGTAATGATGGTTGGATGTGGTGTAGATGATGAGGGTAGCAAGCCTTACTACCTATTCAAGTCATTATCTGCTTATACATCAAATACTTAA